The Porites lutea chromosome 4, jaPorLute2.1, whole genome shotgun sequence genome contains a region encoding:
- the LOC140935259 gene encoding uncharacterized protein isoform X2, with protein sequence MIHCKNNITATECEEIKASLINYCSSKECDGKCAAKPCKNGGTCIGDNRCKCPPSYYGAQCDRRSRLGTKENPAPNAQAILDAGESQGSGMYWIQPPNETAPAETYCDMSFAGGGWMLASYGYVHTPSENVNNKAIPNMNNPFGYSWHPNRRSSSNGLINLPDGAVKIANKASYMIMAAGNNPAKGGIDQYAFVYRIFLRKNPYKVTFLNHNRFNGGQQGRMHVTKFVVEALKGESGTYVRFALGEALGVTWSDSYPTGYGFNDKNATNAGFNKGPFFPSVHSGSGYTGSCSGCTRTNYQPDVPGGVPHYTHYGWYTANTNGKTGQTSIWFK encoded by the exons ATGATTCATTGTAAAAATAACATCACAGCCACAGAATGCGAAGAAATAAAAGCGTCTCTTATCAATTACTGCAGCAGTAAAGAATGTGACG gcaaaTGTGCAGCAAAGCCCTGTAAAAACGGCGGTACTTGCATTGGAGACAACCGATGTAAATGCCCACCTTCCTACTATGGCGCTCAGTGCGACAGGAGGAGTAGGCTTGGAACCAAAGAGAACCCGGCGCCAAACGCTCAAGCAATCCTTGACGCCGGAGAAAGTCAGGGCAGCGGCATGTATTGGATACAGCCCCCAAATGAAACAGCCCCTGCTGAAACGTACTGCGACATGAGCTTCGCTGGTGGAGGATGGATGCTAGCAAGTTACGGCTACGTTCATACACCGAGTGAAAATGTCAACAACAAGGCAATACCCAACATGAACAATCCCTTTGGTTACAGCTGGCATCCTAATCGACGCAGTTCCTCAAATGGGCTGATTAATCTTCCGGATGGCGCTGTTAAAATCGCCAATAAAGCTAGTTACATGATCATGGCTGCTGGTAATAACCCAGCCAAGGGGGGAATTGATCAATATGCATTTGTATACCGCATTTTCCTAAGAAAAAACCCTTACAAAGTCACATTTTTAAATCATAATCGCTTTAATGGCGGGCAGCAAGGTCGTATGCATGTAACTAAATTTGTGGTTGAAGCGTTGAAAGGAGAAAGTGGGACATATGTCAGATTTGCCTTGGGGGAGGCCCTGGGGGTAACATGGAGCGACTCTTACCCTACCGGATACGGTTTCAATGATAAAAACGCGACAAATGCGGGCTTTAACAAGGGTCCGTTTTTTCCCAGTGTCCATAGCGGATCAGGATATACTGGCTCGTGTTCCGGATGCACTCGGACCAATTACCAACCAGATGTCCCGGGGGGGGTTCCTCACTACACCCATTACGGGTGGTATACTGCCAACACTAATGGGAAAACGGGTCAGACCTCCATTTggtttaaatga
- the LOC140934511 gene encoding uncharacterized protein translates to MNLASMQDNVPNSCQCTSTCSTKAGRKRTGCRCKTPGRYCGEACSCSRRKPCKNREAASVASQGWGFVQGPPGQPDNGLTEEQERDMENRRVKEFIQTLDEELAKKLATRALQRGVGSMDYIDMLLIQEDPEDENDDAALPSSLSLSPREVSSPAPPNPAQSTPASTPASDSSISGTSASSGPSSFRPPPTASMARSSEPVPEWCKCGHCRRMSQEVENRCCNSRDCVSLSARFRKLCLDPDYLQLSIKCSGDIRNDRQDNSSRAFRKAAYRHYIIEEYGYLGKHKRRVYPSCYVWKIREHYPSSTGVYMGFKPR, encoded by the exons ATGAACTTagcatcgatgcag GACAACGTCCCTAACTCTTGCCAGTGTACAAGCACTTGCTCTACGAAAGCAGGAAGAAAAAGGACTGGATGTCGTTGCAAAACACCCGGTCGCTACTGCGGAGAGGCTTGTTCGTGCAGTCGACGAAAGCCGTGCAAGAACAGAGAG GCTGCATCCGTGGCATCCCAAGGATGGGGATTCGTCCAAGGACCGCCAGGCCAACCAGATAATGGTCTTACGGAGGAGCAAGAACGGGACATGGAAAATCGACGAGTGAAG GAGTTTATCCAAACCCTGGATGAGGAGCTAGCAAAAAAACTTGCTACAAGAGCTCTACAGAGGGGAGTGGGCAGCATGGACTATATAGATATGCTTCTTATCCAGGAGGACCCAGAAGATGAGAATGATGATGCCGCTCTCCCATCTTCCCTTTCTCTATCCCCCCGAGAAGTGTCAAGTCCAGCACCACCGAACCCTGCCCAATCTACACCTGCATCCACCCCAGCCTCAGACTCGAGCATATCTGGAACATCAGCTTCAAGTGGTCCCTCATCTTTCAGGCCACCGCCAACAGCATCTATGGCAAGGTCAAGTGAACCAGTGCCTGAGTGGTGCAAATGTGGACATTGCCGCAGAATGTCGCAGGAGGTTGAGAACCGGTGCTGTAATTCTCGAGACTGTGTCTCACTTAGCGCACGCTTTCGCAAGCTATGCCTGGACCCTGATTATTTACAATTAAGTATAAAGTGTTCAGGGGATATCAGAAACGACCGTCAAGATAATAGCAGCAGAGCCTTCCGAAAGGCTGCCTATCGTCATTATATAATTGAAGAATATGGCTACCttggaaaacacaaaagaagggTATACCCTTCATGCTATGTATGGAAAATTCGAGAGCACTACCCTTCCTCAACTGGGGTGTACATGGGGTTCAAACCTCGCTAA
- the LOC140935261 gene encoding uncharacterized protein isoform X2 gives MIHCKNNLTDVKCEEMKASLISYCSSKECDGKCASTPCKNGGSCIGDSLCKCPPRYVGAQCEKARLGTKNNPAQNAQEILNAGDSLGSGLYWIQPPGETAPAQTYCDMSFVGGAWMLASYGYVYTGGASSKSTNNKPIPNMNNPFGYAWLPTERSSLNGLVDLPHGAVNMANNARYMIMAAGNNPATGGIDQYQYVYRISLLDNPYNISFANHNRYHGGQPGRMHAQEFIVEALKGESGTYVRFALGEALGVTWGDSYPTGYGFNDKKASHASFDKGPFFPSVHSGSGRKQRSGCTHFNFQPDVPCGNPEYNHRGWYTANSFGKTGQTSIWFK, from the coding sequence GCAAGTGTGCAAGCACTCCTTGCAAGAATGGTGGCTCGTGTATCGGTGATAGCCTCTGTAAGTGTCCACCTCGTTATGTTGGTGCTCAATGTGAAAAAGCAAGGCTGGGAACCAAGAACAACCCTGCACAGAACGCTCAGGAAATCCTCAACGCCGGTGATAGTTTGGGCAGTGGCTTGTACTGGATCCAACCACCAGGTGAAACAGCCCCAGCTCAAACGTACTGTGATATGAGTTTTGTCGGTGGAGCGTGGATGCTAGCAAGTTACGGATACGTTTACACAGGTGGCGCAAGCAGCAAAAGTACCAACAATAAGCCCATTCCAAATATGAACAATCCTTTTGGCTACGCCTGGCTTCCCACCGAACGCAGTTCCCTCAATGGACTCGTCGATCTTCCGCATGGTGCAGTAAATATGGCCAACAATGCTCGCTATATGATCATGGCTGCCGGCAACAACCCAGCGACGGGGGGAATCGATCAATATCAATACGTGTACCGGATTTCTCTTTTGGATAACCCCTATAACATTTCTTTTGCCAATCACAATCGCTATCATGGCGGACAGCCGGGTCGTATGCATGCCCAGGAGTTCATTGTTGAAGCACTCAAGGGCGAAAGTGGGACATACGTGCGATTTGCACTGGGGGAGGCCTTGGGGGTGACATGGGGTGACTCTTACCCTACCGGGTACGGTTTCAATGATAAAAAAGCCTCACACGCGTCCTTTGACAAGGGTCCTTTTTTTCCCAGTGTGCATTCCGGATCTGGACGTAAGCAGCGTTCTGGTTGCACTCACTTCAATTTCCAGCCGGATGTACCGTGTGGAAATCCTGAATATAATCATCGTGGGTGGTACACTGCTAACAGTTTTGGGAAAACGGGTCAGACCTCCATTTGGTTTAAGTGA
- the LOC140935261 gene encoding uncharacterized protein isoform X1 has protein sequence MIHCKNNLTDVKCEEMKASLISYCSSKECDVCKELYCRNGGKCAGPTAAMCKCPAGYGGAFCQKSKCASTPCKNGGSCIGDSLCKCPPRYVGAQCEKARLGTKNNPAQNAQEILNAGDSLGSGLYWIQPPGETAPAQTYCDMSFVGGAWMLASYGYVYTGGASSKSTNNKPIPNMNNPFGYAWLPTERSSLNGLVDLPHGAVNMANNARYMIMAAGNNPATGGIDQYQYVYRISLLDNPYNISFANHNRYHGGQPGRMHAQEFIVEALKGESGTYVRFALGEALGVTWGDSYPTGYGFNDKKASHASFDKGPFFPSVHSGSGRKQRSGCTHFNFQPDVPCGNPEYNHRGWYTANSFGKTGQTSIWFK, from the exons TCTGCAAAGAACTTTACTGCCGCAACGGAGGGAAGTGTGCAGGTCCTACTGCTGCTATGTGCAAATGCCCAGCAGGTTACGGAGGAGCATTTTGTCAAAAGA GCAAGTGTGCAAGCACTCCTTGCAAGAATGGTGGCTCGTGTATCGGTGATAGCCTCTGTAAGTGTCCACCTCGTTATGTTGGTGCTCAATGTGAAAAAGCAAGGCTGGGAACCAAGAACAACCCTGCACAGAACGCTCAGGAAATCCTCAACGCCGGTGATAGTTTGGGCAGTGGCTTGTACTGGATCCAACCACCAGGTGAAACAGCCCCAGCTCAAACGTACTGTGATATGAGTTTTGTCGGTGGAGCGTGGATGCTAGCAAGTTACGGATACGTTTACACAGGTGGCGCAAGCAGCAAAAGTACCAACAATAAGCCCATTCCAAATATGAACAATCCTTTTGGCTACGCCTGGCTTCCCACCGAACGCAGTTCCCTCAATGGACTCGTCGATCTTCCGCATGGTGCAGTAAATATGGCCAACAATGCTCGCTATATGATCATGGCTGCCGGCAACAACCCAGCGACGGGGGGAATCGATCAATATCAATACGTGTACCGGATTTCTCTTTTGGATAACCCCTATAACATTTCTTTTGCCAATCACAATCGCTATCATGGCGGACAGCCGGGTCGTATGCATGCCCAGGAGTTCATTGTTGAAGCACTCAAGGGCGAAAGTGGGACATACGTGCGATTTGCACTGGGGGAGGCCTTGGGGGTGACATGGGGTGACTCTTACCCTACCGGGTACGGTTTCAATGATAAAAAAGCCTCACACGCGTCCTTTGACAAGGGTCCTTTTTTTCCCAGTGTGCATTCCGGATCTGGACGTAAGCAGCGTTCTGGTTGCACTCACTTCAATTTCCAGCCGGATGTACCGTGTGGAAATCCTGAATATAATCATCGTGGGTGGTACACTGCTAACAGTTTTGGGAAAACGGGTCAGACCTCCATTTGGTTTAAGTGA
- the LOC140934512 gene encoding uncharacterized protein: MSARGGKRYGSGRRLLSPGSFVRSIEKRSDSRSSLLKSHGRIYVRRDILDTFKTLKAQCVFSTDTAFLQHLLSFEMRRQQSLKAKQAMKKSTEESSAVQQPQADDSNLHTSTPVKRGKYDGSVIAPPVESPVAGMAGDNSDIDITGTQQLEILDTWISLLHHVCNQHEWADGHCEHEPITEENQQLPWFDRRSKEFEALQKIILDPDLLESFKYYTRFRHTGALERANSLSLMYASKRISYTKKVHKARKQLAAIDWNYHLDIPEEEDVLGEVAVTRKYNQRTKSWNVKIVKQAKDYGYIWMLLAKVFRLRVVDNENMQRAVPMEADDPRRIAPTIAVVPPPPSRELFIQHSSRFKKN; encoded by the exons ATGTCGGCTCGAGGCGGTAAACGCTACGGTAGTGGCCGTAGGCTCTTGTCACCTGGAAGCTTTGTTAGGAGCATAGAGAAGAGATCTGACTCTCGGAGTTCGTTGCTCAAGTCCCATGGAAGGATTTACGTCCGCCGTGACATTCTGGACACATTTAAAACGCTGAAAGCTCAGTGTGTCTTCTCCACCGACACTGCTTTCTTGCAGCATTTGTTGTCGTTTGAGATGCGAAGGCAACAAAG TTTAAAAGCCAAGCAAGCCATGAAGAAGAGTACGGAAGAGTCAAGTGCAGTACAACAACCCCAAGCAG ATGATTCTAATTTGCACACCTCGACCCCTGTGAAAAGAGGCAAGTATGACGGTTCTGTCATTGCTCCACCAGTGGAAAGTCCAGTTGCTGGAATGGCTGGTGACAATAG TGACATTGACATCACAGgcacccagcaacttgaaatctta GATACCTGGATCTCACTATTACACCATGTGTGCAATCAACATGAGTGGGCTGATGGCCATTGTGAACACGAGCCAATCACTGAGGAAAACCAACAGCTTCCATGGTTTGACAGGAGATCCAAAGAGTTTGAGGCACTGCAAAAAATTATCCTGGATCCTGACCTTCTTGAAAGTTTCAAGTACTACACCAGATTCAG GCATACAGGCGCATTAGAACGAGCCAACTCTCTGTCATTGATGTATGCCAGCAAGAGAATTTCCTACAC GAAGAAAGTCCACAAAGCAAGAAAACAACTAGCTGCCATTGACTGGAACTATCACCTCGATATTCCTGAAGAAGAAGATGTGCTGGGCGAGGTTGCTGTGACCCGGAAGTACAACCAAAGAACAAAGAGTTGGAATGTGAAAATTGTAAAGCAGGCCAAAGACTATGGTTATATTTGGATGCTTCTGGCTAAAGTGTTTCGTCTACGTGTGGTGGATAATGAAAATATGCAGAGGGCGGTCCCAATGGAAGCTGATGACCCAAGGAGGATAGCCCCTACAATTGCTGTGGTGCCACCCCCACCTTCACGCGAGCTTTTTATTCAGCACAGCAGCAGGTTTAAGAAAAACTAG
- the LOC140935259 gene encoding uncharacterized protein isoform X1, with protein MIHCKNNITATECEEIKASLINYCSSKECDVCKDLYCRNGGKCAGPSAVWCTCPAGYTGAFCQKKGKSKCAAKPCKNGGTCIGDNRCKCPPSYYGAQCDRRSRLGTKENPAPNAQAILDAGESQGSGMYWIQPPNETAPAETYCDMSFAGGGWMLASYGYVHTPSENVNNKAIPNMNNPFGYSWHPNRRSSSNGLINLPDGAVKIANKASYMIMAAGNNPAKGGIDQYAFVYRIFLRKNPYKVTFLNHNRFNGGQQGRMHVTKFVVEALKGESGTYVRFALGEALGVTWSDSYPTGYGFNDKNATNAGFNKGPFFPSVHSGSGYTGSCSGCTRTNYQPDVPGGVPHYTHYGWYTANTNGKTGQTSIWFK; from the exons ATGATTCATTGTAAAAATAACATCACAGCCACAGAATGCGAAGAAATAAAAGCGTCTCTTATCAATTACTGCAGCAGTAAAGAATGTGACG TTTGTAAAGATCTTTACTGTCGCAACGGGGGGAAGTGTGCTGGGCCGTCAGCTGTGTGGTGCACTTGCCCGGCAGGATACACTGGAGCGTTTTgtcaaaagaagggaaaaa gcaaaTGTGCAGCAAAGCCCTGTAAAAACGGCGGTACTTGCATTGGAGACAACCGATGTAAATGCCCACCTTCCTACTATGGCGCTCAGTGCGACAGGAGGAGTAGGCTTGGAACCAAAGAGAACCCGGCGCCAAACGCTCAAGCAATCCTTGACGCCGGAGAAAGTCAGGGCAGCGGCATGTATTGGATACAGCCCCCAAATGAAACAGCCCCTGCTGAAACGTACTGCGACATGAGCTTCGCTGGTGGAGGATGGATGCTAGCAAGTTACGGCTACGTTCATACACCGAGTGAAAATGTCAACAACAAGGCAATACCCAACATGAACAATCCCTTTGGTTACAGCTGGCATCCTAATCGACGCAGTTCCTCAAATGGGCTGATTAATCTTCCGGATGGCGCTGTTAAAATCGCCAATAAAGCTAGTTACATGATCATGGCTGCTGGTAATAACCCAGCCAAGGGGGGAATTGATCAATATGCATTTGTATACCGCATTTTCCTAAGAAAAAACCCTTACAAAGTCACATTTTTAAATCATAATCGCTTTAATGGCGGGCAGCAAGGTCGTATGCATGTAACTAAATTTGTGGTTGAAGCGTTGAAAGGAGAAAGTGGGACATATGTCAGATTTGCCTTGGGGGAGGCCCTGGGGGTAACATGGAGCGACTCTTACCCTACCGGATACGGTTTCAATGATAAAAACGCGACAAATGCGGGCTTTAACAAGGGTCCGTTTTTTCCCAGTGTCCATAGCGGATCAGGATATACTGGCTCGTGTTCCGGATGCACTCGGACCAATTACCAACCAGATGTCCCGGGGGGGGTTCCTCACTACACCCATTACGGGTGGTATACTGCCAACACTAATGGGAAAACGGGTCAGACCTCCATTTggtttaaatga